The Planococcus liqunii genome includes a region encoding these proteins:
- a CDS encoding peptide ABC transporter substrate-binding protein, translating to MRNSKVFWLLSLVLVLSAFLAACGGGEDTSTEPSDSEGDKEKESASGDLDSVQELNLMESAEIPTMDSALAEDAVAFNIMNNVNEGLYRLNQENIAEPAVAEGEPEISEDGLTYTFKLRDAKWSDGSPVTAQDFVFSWQRAVDPATGSPYGPYMMAGTIKNAAAIAEGKMDKAELGVEAKDEKTLVVTLERPVPYFISLMAFGTFLPQKEAFVTEKGDAYASNSENLLYNGPFTLTNWDGTGLTWSMEKNPEYWDAETVKLDKINVDVVKESGTGVNLYTSGEKDRAGLSGEYAMQYADDPEVVRELEPTVFYLKYNQERNGKETPLANVNIRKAISMAYNKQDLVDVVLANGSLPADFLVPTEFTFDESKKDFREVNGKMNEFNAEEAKKLWETGLKELGVTEVTLEMLGGDSELAKKMDEYMKSQLEGNLEGLTINLKAVPFAVRLELDEKQDYDIQNSGWGPDYQDPMTFLDLFVTGSAQNKMGYSNPEFDKLIEQAKGELAQDIPARWEAMAKAEKILIEEDAAISGIYQRGIMSLQKPYVHDIVVHPFGGDFSYKWAYISGKE from the coding sequence GTGAGAAACAGCAAGGTATTTTGGCTACTAAGCCTGGTTTTAGTTCTTAGTGCCTTCCTAGCAGCATGTGGCGGCGGGGAAGATACTTCAACTGAACCATCAGATTCAGAAGGCGACAAAGAGAAAGAAAGTGCATCAGGAGATTTGGACTCAGTCCAAGAACTGAACTTGATGGAAAGTGCAGAAATACCAACAATGGATTCAGCTCTTGCTGAAGACGCTGTAGCATTCAACATTATGAACAATGTTAACGAAGGTTTGTACCGCTTGAACCAGGAAAACATTGCAGAACCTGCAGTAGCTGAAGGAGAACCAGAAATCAGCGAAGACGGTTTGACTTACACTTTTAAATTGCGTGATGCTAAATGGTCAGATGGTTCACCTGTAACTGCACAAGATTTCGTATTCTCTTGGCAACGTGCAGTTGACCCGGCTACTGGATCACCTTATGGTCCTTATATGATGGCTGGAACGATTAAAAACGCTGCAGCTATTGCAGAAGGCAAAATGGACAAAGCTGAGCTTGGTGTAGAAGCTAAAGACGAAAAAACTCTAGTGGTAACACTTGAGCGTCCGGTTCCTTACTTCATCTCATTGATGGCATTTGGTACATTCTTGCCGCAAAAAGAAGCTTTCGTTACTGAAAAAGGCGATGCTTACGCTTCTAACTCAGAAAACCTTCTTTACAACGGACCATTCACATTGACAAACTGGGATGGCACTGGCCTGACTTGGTCAATGGAAAAAAATCCTGAGTACTGGGATGCTGAAACTGTAAAACTTGATAAAATCAACGTAGACGTTGTTAAAGAGTCTGGTACAGGGGTTAACCTTTATACATCAGGCGAAAAAGACCGTGCTGGTCTATCTGGTGAATACGCAATGCAATATGCTGATGACCCAGAAGTAGTAAGAGAATTAGAACCAACTGTGTTCTACTTGAAATACAACCAAGAGCGCAATGGAAAAGAAACACCACTTGCTAACGTAAACATCCGTAAAGCGATTTCAATGGCTTACAACAAACAAGATTTGGTTGACGTAGTATTGGCAAACGGATCACTTCCAGCTGATTTCTTAGTGCCAACTGAATTCACATTTGATGAAAGCAAAAAAGACTTCCGTGAAGTAAACGGAAAAATGAACGAATTCAATGCTGAAGAAGCTAAAAAACTTTGGGAAACTGGCTTGAAAGAGCTAGGAGTAACAGAAGTTACACTTGAAATGCTGGGTGGAGATTCTGAACTTGCCAAGAAAATGGATGAGTACATGAAATCTCAACTTGAAGGAAACCTTGAAGGGTTGACAATCAACCTGAAAGCAGTTCCATTCGCAGTACGTCTTGAACTTGACGAAAAACAAGATTACGATATCCAAAACTCTGGTTGGGGCCCTGATTACCAGGATCCTATGACTTTCCTAGACTTGTTCGTAACAGGTTCTGCTCAAAATAAAATGGGTTATTCTAACCCTGAATTCGACAAATTGATTGAACAAGCTAAAGGCGAATTGGCTCAAGACATCCCTGCACGTTGGGAAGCAATGGCTAAAGCTGAGAAAATCTTGATCGAAGAAGACGCAGCTATCTCTGGTATCTACCAGCGTGGTATCATGTCACTTCAAAAACCATATGTTCATGACATTGTTGTTCACCCATTCGGTGGAGATTTCAGTTACAAATGGGCTTACATTTCTGGAAAAGAATAA
- a CDS encoding ABC transporter ATP-binding protein, with amino-acid sequence MEKILQVKDLELSFNTFGGEVKAIRGVNFDLYKGETLAIVGESGSGKSVTTKSIMRLLPENSAEFKNGEILFGGRDLTKLSDKEMQKIRGKDISMIFQDPMTSLNPTMPIGRQITEPILKHQKISKAEAKKVAIDLLRLVGMPKPELRMKQYPHQFSGGQRQRIVIAISLACNPQILIADEPTTALDVTIQAQILELMKDLQKKIDTSIIFITHDLGVVANVADRVAVMYGGKIVEIGTVDEIFYNPQHPYTWGLLSSMPSLDTSDAKLYAIPGTPPDLLAPPKGDAFALRSEYALQIDMEQNPPFFKVSNTHYAATWLLHPDAPQVEPPATVVERMKKFPGSRYYEGGAVYNGR; translated from the coding sequence ATGGAAAAGATTCTACAAGTAAAAGACCTCGAACTTTCCTTCAACACTTTTGGCGGGGAAGTAAAAGCAATCCGAGGCGTAAACTTTGATTTATATAAAGGGGAAACATTGGCAATCGTAGGTGAGTCGGGATCAGGTAAATCCGTAACGACAAAATCCATCATGCGCCTGCTTCCTGAGAATTCAGCTGAATTCAAAAATGGCGAGATTCTTTTTGGCGGACGTGATCTGACTAAATTGAGCGATAAAGAAATGCAAAAAATCCGCGGAAAAGACATTTCGATGATTTTCCAGGACCCGATGACTTCGTTAAACCCGACGATGCCGATTGGCCGCCAGATTACGGAGCCGATTTTAAAACACCAAAAAATCAGCAAAGCGGAAGCGAAAAAAGTAGCAATTGATCTGCTTCGCCTGGTTGGAATGCCAAAACCGGAATTGCGCATGAAACAATACCCGCACCAGTTTTCCGGCGGTCAGCGCCAACGTATCGTTATCGCCATTTCGCTTGCCTGCAATCCGCAGATTTTGATTGCGGATGAGCCGACTACAGCGCTTGATGTAACGATTCAGGCACAAATTCTGGAATTGATGAAAGATCTGCAAAAGAAAATTGATACATCGATTATCTTCATCACCCATGATCTTGGAGTCGTAGCGAATGTTGCAGACCGTGTAGCTGTTATGTATGGCGGCAAAATTGTTGAAATCGGAACAGTAGATGAAATTTTCTATAACCCGCAGCATCCTTATACGTGGGGCTTGTTGAGTTCAATGCCATCTTTGGATACTTCAGATGCAAAACTTTACGCAATTCCAGGAACACCGCCGGACTTGTTGGCACCGCCTAAAGGAGATGCATTTGCACTCCGCAGTGAATACGCGCTTCAAATCGACATGGAGCAAAACCCTCCATTCTTTAAAGTAAGCAATACTCACTATGCGGCAACGTGGCTATTGCATCCTGACGCACCACAAGTTGAACCTCCTGCAACCGTAGTGGAACGCATGAAGAAGTTCCCAGGAAGCAGATATTATGAAGGAGGAGCGGTTTACAATGGCAGATAA
- the spxA gene encoding transcriptional regulator SpxA — MVTLFTSPSCTSCRKAKAWLEEHEIPYTERNIFSEPLTISEIKEILRMTEDGTDEIISTRSKIFQKLNVDVESLPLQRLYELIQEYPGLLRRPIIMDEKRLQVGYNEDEIRRFLPRKVRAYQLLEAQRMVN; from the coding sequence ATGGTTACATTATTTACTTCTCCAAGCTGCACGTCTTGCCGAAAAGCGAAAGCATGGTTGGAAGAACATGAAATTCCATATACAGAACGCAATATTTTCTCTGAGCCTTTAACAATCAGTGAAATTAAAGAAATTCTGCGAATGACTGAAGACGGAACGGACGAAATCATTTCAACCCGTTCGAAGATTTTCCAAAAATTAAATGTTGATGTAGAAAGCTTGCCTCTACAACGTCTATATGAATTAATTCAGGAATACCCAGGTTTGCTACGCCGTCCAATTATCATGGACGAAAAACGATTGCAGGTCGGCTACAACGAAGATGAAATTCGTCGCTTCCTGCCTCGTAAAGTCAGAGCTTATCAATTGCTTGAAGCGCAGCGTATGGTGAACTAA
- a CDS encoding putative glycoside hydrolase codes for MKKKLPIAICSLLLGTLLASPASAAEDESQPPDFEKRTYHAATIDAEVLASSKLFAFDSGLAFDYPDAVRGIFVTAHSAGGARFDQLVDLVDTTDLNAMVIDIKEDFGHLTYEPKEGSPLAALGIGEPYIEEPRAILERLEEKKIYPIARVVVFKDSVLAEKRPEWSFVDGNQVWKNRRGESFVNPFMKEVWDYNVQIAIEAAKLGFKEVQFDYVRFPEGFEHRADTLQYSMGKYAESDLDPIQRRVEAVTDFVAYARKQLEPYGVEVSVDIFGYSATLPEAPGIGQNFSKISENVDVISSMIYPSHWTAYFGIAKPDLEPYKLVAEYAKVENKKLAALKNPPVSRPWLQDFTASYLGAGNYKRYGKAEVEAQIRALNENGIEEFLLWNAGNTYSKGVDYTP; via the coding sequence ATGAAGAAAAAGTTACCGATAGCAATTTGTTCATTGCTGCTTGGAACGTTGCTGGCTTCTCCAGCATCAGCAGCAGAAGACGAGTCTCAGCCACCGGATTTTGAAAAACGTACATATCATGCAGCAACGATAGATGCGGAAGTACTGGCATCTTCTAAATTATTTGCTTTTGATTCCGGCTTAGCCTTTGATTACCCGGATGCCGTACGGGGCATTTTTGTCACTGCCCACTCTGCAGGCGGCGCCCGGTTCGATCAACTCGTCGATTTGGTGGATACGACAGATTTAAATGCGATGGTAATAGACATTAAGGAAGATTTCGGCCATTTAACATACGAACCGAAAGAAGGGAGTCCGCTTGCAGCACTCGGCATTGGAGAACCCTATATCGAAGAGCCGCGTGCGATTTTGGAACGCCTCGAGGAAAAGAAGATTTATCCGATTGCACGGGTGGTCGTTTTTAAAGATTCAGTCCTGGCAGAAAAACGTCCGGAATGGTCGTTTGTCGACGGCAATCAGGTTTGGAAAAACCGAAGGGGAGAATCTTTTGTTAATCCTTTTATGAAAGAGGTATGGGACTACAACGTTCAAATCGCCATTGAAGCAGCTAAATTAGGCTTTAAAGAAGTCCAGTTCGACTATGTCCGTTTCCCGGAAGGATTTGAACACAGGGCAGATACACTGCAATATTCCATGGGGAAATACGCCGAGTCAGATCTTGATCCCATTCAACGGCGAGTGGAAGCAGTAACCGACTTTGTCGCATATGCCAGAAAGCAATTGGAACCATATGGAGTCGAAGTTTCTGTCGATATTTTCGGCTATTCCGCAACCTTGCCGGAGGCGCCGGGCATTGGACAGAACTTCTCCAAAATCTCGGAAAATGTGGATGTCATTTCTTCCATGATTTATCCGAGCCATTGGACTGCTTATTTCGGCATTGCCAAACCTGATCTGGAACCGTATAAGTTAGTGGCCGAATATGCCAAAGTTGAAAATAAAAAGTTGGCGGCATTGAAAAATCCGCCGGTGTCACGGCCGTGGCTTCAGGACTTTACAGCTTCTTATTTAGGAGCCGGCAATTATAAAAGATATGGAAAAGCAGAAGTGGAAGCGCAAATAAGGGCTTTAAATGAGAATGGGATTGAAGAATTTTTGTTATGGAATGCTGGCAACACCTATTCAAAAGGAGTAGATTATACCCCTTGA
- the opp3C gene encoding oligopeptide ABC transporter permease — protein MTQNLEKLPKGSFDRIKVDTKQAERISKPSVSFWQDAWHRLKKNKGAIASLILFLLIVIMSFVGPMISPYEPNAQTITHANLPPKIPGLEKLGIFDGVGTLGGKEVNLYEMKKVEVNYWFGTDGLGRDMFSRLWVGTQVSLFIAFVAAAIDMLIGVIYGGVSGYFGGRIDDLMQRIVEILTGIPNLVVVILFILIMDPGILAIIIALTITGWTGMSRVVRGQVLKYKNQEFVLAARTLGASDSRIIWKHLMPNVLGIVIINTMFTIPSAIFFEAFLSFIGLGLQAPDASLGTLINDGYKLLQYQPHILAFPAILLSLIMICFNLIGDGLRDALDPKMKD, from the coding sequence ATGACACAAAATCTAGAAAAATTACCGAAAGGTTCGTTTGATCGAATCAAGGTAGATACCAAACAAGCCGAGCGCATCTCAAAGCCGAGCGTTAGTTTCTGGCAAGATGCATGGCATCGGCTTAAGAAAAACAAAGGCGCCATTGCTAGTTTAATCCTGTTCCTTTTAATCGTTATCATGTCGTTTGTAGGGCCGATGATCAGCCCATACGAACCAAATGCTCAAACCATCACGCATGCAAACTTGCCTCCGAAAATTCCAGGTCTTGAAAAACTAGGGATTTTTGACGGAGTAGGAACTTTAGGCGGAAAAGAAGTTAACTTATACGAAATGAAAAAAGTAGAAGTCAACTATTGGTTTGGAACAGACGGCCTTGGACGCGATATGTTCTCGCGTCTTTGGGTGGGTACACAAGTTTCGCTGTTCATTGCCTTTGTAGCTGCAGCTATTGATATGTTGATCGGGGTTATTTACGGTGGGGTTTCCGGATATTTCGGCGGCCGTATAGATGATTTGATGCAGCGTATCGTTGAAATTTTGACAGGTATTCCGAACCTGGTCGTCGTAATTTTGTTTATCTTGATCATGGATCCCGGAATCCTTGCCATTATCATCGCTCTGACCATCACCGGTTGGACCGGCATGTCGCGGGTTGTGCGTGGACAGGTTCTTAAATACAAAAACCAGGAGTTCGTATTGGCTGCCAGAACTTTAGGAGCCAGCGACTCACGTATTATTTGGAAACACCTAATGCCGAACGTTCTGGGCATCGTTATTATCAACACCATGTTTACAATTCCAAGCGCTATTTTCTTCGAAGCGTTCTTGAGCTTTATCGGATTAGGGCTGCAGGCGCCAGACGCATCGCTCGGTACTTTGATCAATGATGGCTACAAATTGCTTCAATACCAGCCGCACATCTTAGCATTCCCGGCGATTTTGCTCAGCTTGATCATGATTTGCTTTAACTTGATCGGTGACGGCCTTCGTGATGCGCTTGATCCTAAGATGAAAGATTAA
- the mecA gene encoding adaptor protein MecA, which yields MEIERINDNTVKFYISYLDVEERGFSRDEIWFNRDKSEELFWEMMDEVNEEADFVMEGPLWIQVQAMDKGLEVTVTRAQLTKDGQKIDLPDDIEERRKMFGGDDAAASEFDEFEPIFDEPDLKKLEYTFVFSEVDELLPLARRLMYVPIESALYHFENKYYLYVGFDELLHSESDVKDNISIFTEYLQSSPITIHRLEEYGKPIFKKDALANVLHYFG from the coding sequence ATGGAGATCGAACGAATCAATGATAACACAGTGAAATTTTACATTTCCTATCTTGATGTTGAAGAACGTGGCTTTAGCCGTGACGAAATTTGGTTTAACAGAGACAAAAGCGAAGAATTGTTCTGGGAAATGATGGATGAAGTGAACGAAGAAGCTGATTTCGTTATGGAAGGGCCGCTGTGGATTCAAGTCCAGGCAATGGATAAAGGACTTGAAGTAACGGTTACCCGAGCTCAACTTACTAAAGATGGGCAAAAAATTGATTTGCCTGATGATATAGAAGAACGCCGCAAAATGTTCGGCGGCGATGATGCAGCTGCATCCGAATTCGATGAATTTGAACCAATCTTCGATGAACCGGATTTGAAAAAACTCGAATACACATTTGTCTTCTCTGAAGTGGACGAATTGCTGCCATTGGCCCGCCGCTTAATGTACGTGCCGATTGAATCAGCGCTTTACCACTTTGAAAACAAATACTATCTGTATGTAGGGTTTGATGAACTCCTTCATTCAGAGAGTGATGTTAAAGACAATATCAGTATATTCACCGAGTACTTGCAAAGTTCTCCAATTACGATTCACCGTTTAGAGGAGTATGGCAAACCCATCTTCAAAAAAGATGCATTAGCAAATGTGCTGCATTACTTCGGATAA
- a CDS encoding ABC transporter ATP-binding protein, with protein MADKLLEIKNLKQHFNVGKANEVKAVDDISFDIYRGETLGLVGESGCGKSTTGRSIIRLYDATSGDVFFEGENVHGKKSKKDLKKFNRKMQMIFQDPYASLNPRMKVMDIIAEGIDIHGLAKNTADRKKMVFDLLETVGLNKEHANRYPHEFSGGQRQRLGIARALAVDPDFIIADEPISALDVSIQAQVVNLLKELQEEKGLTYLFIAHDLSMVKYISDRIGVMYFGKLVELAPAEDLYNNPMHPYTQSLLSAIPLPDPNYERNRVRKSYDPAMHNYTEADNVQMREITPGHFVQCSEKEFESLKAASAVR; from the coding sequence ATGGCAGATAAATTATTGGAAATCAAAAACCTAAAACAGCATTTTAATGTTGGCAAAGCAAACGAAGTTAAAGCTGTCGACGATATCAGTTTTGATATTTACAGAGGCGAAACTTTAGGCTTGGTTGGCGAATCCGGCTGCGGGAAATCCACTACCGGCCGCTCGATCATCCGCTTGTATGATGCAACTTCAGGGGATGTTTTCTTTGAAGGTGAAAATGTACACGGCAAAAAGTCCAAAAAAGATTTGAAGAAATTCAACCGCAAAATGCAAATGATCTTCCAGGATCCATACGCTTCATTAAACCCGCGTATGAAAGTAATGGATATTATTGCCGAAGGCATTGATATCCATGGATTGGCTAAAAATACTGCTGACCGCAAGAAAATGGTTTTCGATCTTCTTGAAACGGTTGGATTGAACAAAGAGCACGCAAACCGCTATCCGCATGAATTCTCAGGTGGACAGCGCCAGCGTTTAGGCATTGCCCGTGCACTTGCGGTAGATCCGGATTTCATCATTGCCGATGAACCGATTTCGGCGCTCGATGTATCGATTCAGGCTCAGGTCGTCAACTTGCTGAAAGAACTGCAGGAAGAAAAAGGACTGACGTATTTATTCATCGCTCATGACTTGTCGATGGTAAAATACATTTCCGACCGTATCGGCGTTATGTATTTCGGGAAACTTGTGGAATTGGCTCCAGCGGAAGATTTATACAACAATCCGATGCACCCATATACACAATCGCTGCTTTCAGCGATTCCGCTGCCGGATCCGAACTACGAGCGCAACCGTGTCCGTAAATCATACGATCCAGCTATGCATAACTACACGGAAGCTGATAATGTACAAATGAGAGAAATCACGCCGGGCCATTTTGTCCAATGTTCAGAAAAGGAATTTGAATCATTGAAAGCTGCCAGCGCTGTAAGATAA
- the opp3b gene encoding oligopeptide ABC transporter permease, with product MARYIGKRLIYMVLTLALIATFTFFLMKILPGSPIASAGKLSPEQRAVVEEAYGLNDPLPVQYFNYMFGLAQGDLGISINQFKGAPVTDLILSRMGPSAQIGFQGMVLGTIIGILLGMIAALRQNTWVDYSSTLIAIIGISIPSFVFASLLQYWFGLKLEWFPVALWKDGFMSSVLPSIALAMFPLATAARFIRTEMIEVLGSDYITLAKAKGASGSEIAFKHAFRNALIPLITVLGPMTVGILTGSLVVEQIFAIPGIGEQFVKSIMVNDFSIIMGTTIFFSVFLIVVILIVDILYGIIDPRIRLSGGKSS from the coding sequence ATGGCACGATACATCGGCAAACGTTTAATCTACATGGTACTTACTCTAGCATTGATTGCCACTTTTACATTTTTCTTAATGAAAATTTTACCGGGTTCCCCTATCGCTTCCGCAGGTAAATTATCTCCAGAACAAAGGGCAGTTGTTGAAGAAGCCTACGGTTTAAATGATCCTTTACCGGTTCAATACTTTAATTACATGTTCGGCTTGGCGCAAGGAGATTTGGGTATTTCCATTAACCAATTCAAAGGAGCTCCTGTAACAGATCTGATTCTCAGCCGTATGGGACCGTCAGCACAAATCGGTTTCCAAGGTATGGTATTAGGGACGATTATCGGAATTTTGCTTGGTATGATTGCTGCATTGCGGCAAAATACCTGGGTGGATTATAGCAGTACTTTGATTGCGATCATCGGGATATCGATTCCATCCTTTGTCTTTGCTTCACTGCTTCAATATTGGTTCGGTTTAAAATTGGAATGGTTCCCTGTAGCTTTATGGAAAGACGGATTTATGTCCAGCGTCTTGCCGTCAATTGCGCTGGCGATGTTCCCGCTTGCAACAGCAGCACGTTTTATTCGTACTGAAATGATTGAAGTATTGGGTTCAGACTATATTACGTTGGCAAAAGCTAAAGGGGCCAGCGGTTCTGAAATCGCTTTCAAACATGCTTTCCGGAATGCATTGATTCCGTTGATTACTGTTTTGGGGCCAATGACTGTTGGTATTCTGACTGGATCACTAGTAGTAGAACAAATTTTTGCGATTCCAGGAATTGGAGAACAGTTCGTTAAATCTATTATGGTCAATGACTTTTCCATTATCATGGGCACAACGATTTTCTTCTCAGTGTTCTTGATTGTCGTCATTTTGATTGTAGATATTCTTTATGGCATCATCGATCCTCGGATCCGTCTTTCAGGAGGTAAAAGTTCATGA
- the trpS gene encoding tryptophan--tRNA ligase, which produces MKKIFSGVQPTGTVTLGNYIGAFKQFTDLQDEYDCIFCIVDQHAITMPQDRLELRKNIKALAALYLAVGIDPEKVTLFIQSEVPAHAQAGWMMQCISTIGELERMTQYKDKSAKSTSVSSGLLTYPPLMAADILLYQTDVVPVGDDQKQHIELTRDLAERFNKRYNEVLKIPEIRVPKNGARIMSLQDPTKKMSKSDTNKKAIVTLLDDLKTIEKKIKSAVTDSEGIVKYDPENKPGISNLLTIEAALTNESIESLVSKYEGAGYGDFKASVAKAVTGHLAPIQERYKELLNSEELDRILDEGAEKANFLANKTLKKMENAMGLGRKRK; this is translated from the coding sequence ATGAAAAAAATCTTTTCAGGCGTCCAGCCTACCGGTACCGTTACACTCGGAAACTATATCGGCGCATTCAAGCAATTCACCGATTTGCAGGATGAGTATGATTGCATTTTCTGCATCGTGGACCAGCATGCCATCACGATGCCGCAGGACCGGCTGGAATTAAGAAAGAATATCAAAGCATTGGCTGCATTGTATTTGGCGGTTGGAATCGACCCGGAAAAAGTAACGCTCTTTATCCAATCGGAAGTTCCAGCTCACGCTCAGGCGGGATGGATGATGCAATGCATTTCAACCATCGGTGAACTGGAGCGCATGACGCAGTATAAAGACAAGTCAGCGAAGAGCACCTCTGTTTCTTCGGGGCTGTTGACTTATCCGCCATTGATGGCTGCAGATATCCTGCTGTACCAAACCGATGTCGTGCCAGTAGGCGATGACCAGAAGCAGCATATTGAACTGACCCGAGATTTGGCGGAACGATTCAACAAACGCTATAACGAAGTATTGAAAATTCCAGAAATCCGTGTACCGAAAAACGGTGCCCGTATCATGTCGCTTCAAGATCCAACCAAGAAGATGAGCAAGTCGGATACAAACAAAAAAGCGATAGTTACGCTGTTGGATGATTTAAAAACCATCGAGAAAAAAATCAAAAGTGCCGTTACCGACTCTGAAGGCATCGTGAAATACGATCCTGAGAACAAACCAGGTATTTCAAACTTGCTTACGATTGAAGCCGCATTGACCAACGAAAGCATTGAATCGCTCGTTTCGAAATACGAAGGAGCCGGCTATGGCGATTTCAAAGCTTCTGTCGCCAAAGCGGTCACCGGCCACCTTGCGCCAATTCAGGAACGCTACAAGGAATTGCTGAATTCTGAAGAGCTTGACCGAATTTTGGATGAAGGTGCTGAGAAAGCCAATTTCTTGGCTAATAAAACCTTAAAGAAAATGGAAAATGCGATGGGCTTGGGCCGAAAGCGCAAATAA
- a CDS encoding DUF3899 domain-containing protein translates to MVFRSEPFSLLSYINNSFVYGGTVLFIGLWVFVIRTGIFDIFTMSMRKVYKGKSTLEDDEMRSPSEIMAISSAPLLIIGGFTLAAMMISLIIYQL, encoded by the coding sequence ATGGTGTTTAGGAGTGAACCATTCTCTCTTTTATCCTATATCAATAATTCTTTTGTCTACGGAGGTACTGTATTATTTATTGGTTTATGGGTTTTTGTAATCAGAACCGGAATTTTTGACATCTTTACGATGAGCATGCGAAAAGTCTATAAAGGCAAATCCACGTTGGAAGATGACGAAATGCGCTCCCCGTCGGAAATAATGGCCATCTCAAGCGCTCCATTATTGATCATCGGCGGCTTTACGCTGGCAGCCATGATGATTTCACTCATTATTTATCAGTTGTAA